A genome region from Paralichthys olivaceus isolate ysfri-2021 chromosome 6, ASM2471397v2, whole genome shotgun sequence includes the following:
- the mfsd4ab gene encoding major facilitator superfamily domain-containing protein 4B: protein MFLDERIVTLFKRNAHHTLTYWSVFFSFGLCIAFLGPTILDLQCQTNSTLSQITWVFFAQQFCLLIGSSVGGVFKRTLFRALAALFISALVISVIFAIIPLCNNVLLLAIAMAVSGLAMGVIDTIANIQLVTIYQKDSAVFLQALHFFIGFGALVSPLIADPFLSETGCGNHTANETEMIHHFRNMLRNSPTAEHNITQLPLPHEGGSEESIVHYAFWIMALINLPVPMAVLFLMYREQLIPCCPNSNPRLLDKDELAMENQQEAEGPGVEQSEHEAGGHGDIFSCCRNDNLRGLPVSFFMIHILGGLVLFMTDGIVGTYAGFVYTYAVTPPMSLPHKTAGYLASIFWAAITAGRLLSIPLSYRFQPVKLLIFNLAGAIVTVLMLLIFYKSSTFLFVGTCLCGLFLSSIFPCMLAYTEDILDYQGCATSVLVTSAGMGEMVMQVLVGSIIQTEGSYSFLLCGVITACMGFILFIGLLLFHRMHRNYLTGTSKKSAIVEEPTAIEQNGSAKTEPTEEKESS, encoded by the exons ATGTTTCTGGACGAACGGATTGTAACGCTGTTTAAAAGGAATGCCCATCACACGCTGACCTACTGGAGCGTTTTCTTCAGCTTCGGACTCTGCATTGCTTTCCTTGGACCGACCATTTTAGATTTGCAATGTCAGACAAACTCCACGCTAAGTCAGATCACCTGGGTTTTCTTTGCCCAGCAGTTCTGCCTGTTGATTGGCAGCTCCGTTGGCGGCGTTTTCAAACGGAC GTTGTTCCGTGCTCTCGCCGCCTTATTCATCTCTGCTCTCGTCATCTCTGTGATATTCGCCATCATCCCTCTGTGCAATAATGTCCTCCTGCTGGCCATCGCCATGGCTGTGTCCGGTTTGGCGATGGGTGTTATTGACACCATTGCGAACATCCAGCTGGTGACCATCTATCAGAAGgactctgctgtttttttacag GCTCTTCACTTTTTCATTGGGTTCGGAGCCCTGGTGAGCCCCCTGATCGCGGATCCTTTCCTCTCAGAGACGGGCTGCGGGAATCACACGGCGAACGAGACCGAGATGATTCATCATTTCAGGAACATGCTGAGGAACAGTCCCACTGCAGAGCACAACATAACTCAACTCCCGCTGCCTcatgagggagggagtgaggaaTCCATTGTGCACTATGCTTTCTGGATCATGGCACTTATTAAT CTTCCTGTGCCGATGGCAGTGTTGTTCCTGATGTATCGGGAGCAGCTCATCCCGTGTTGTCCCAACAGCAATCCTCGCCTCCTGGATAAAGATGAACTGGCGATGGAGAACCAGCAGGAGGCTGAGGGCCCGGGCGTGGAACAGAGCGAACATGAAGCAGGAG GTCATGGGGATATCTTCAGCTGCTGTCGGAATGATAACCTGCGCGGTCTGCCAGTGTCCTTCTTCATGATTCATATCCTCGGTGGGCTGGTGCTCTTCATGACCGACGGTATTGTG GGTACATATGCCGGCTTTGTGTACACGTACGCTGTGACACCACCGATGTCACTGCCTCATAAGACGGCAGGTTACCTGGCCAGTATCTTTTGGGCAGCCATCACCGCTGGACGCCTGTTGTCCATACCTCTGTCGTATCGTTTCCAGCCTGTGAAGCTGCTTATATTCAATCTG GCAGGGGCCATTGTTACTGTGCTGATGCTGCTCATTTTCTACAAAAGCAGCACCTTCTTGTTTGTTGGTACCTGTTTATGTGGGCTGTTCCTCAGCAGCATATTCCCCTGTATGCTCGCCTACACTGAGGACATCCTCGATTATCAGG gatGTGCAACCTCAGTCCTGGTGACAAGTGCAGGGATGGGAGAGATGGTGATGCAGGTTCTGGTTGGCTCA ATCATCCAGACTGAAGGCAGCTACAGCTTCCTGTTGTGTGGTGTGATAACCGCCTGCATGGGATTTATCCTCTTTATTGGGCTCTTGCTGTTCCATCGAATGCATAGAAATTACCTGACAG GAACATCGAAAAAGTCCGCAATTGTGGAAGAACCAACGGCAATAGAGCAGAACGGATCCGCCAAAACAGAACcgacagaggagaaagagagcagcTGA
- the LOC109642441 gene encoding acidic mammalian chitinase, whose protein sequence is MGKVLFVTALALLLHAQLGSSYILSCYFTNWAQYRPPPTIYMPNDIDPCLCTHLLYAFATIKNNKLATYEWNDVELYSQFNGLKNQNGNLKTLLSVGGWNYGSTGFSQMVSSPATRQTFISSVISFLRQYEFDGLDIDWEYPANRGGSYDDKENYSVFLEEMRAAFETEAKQSNRARLLMSAAVSAGKDTIDSAYQIPKLGQALDMINVMTYDFHGSWDPMTGDCSPLFKGPEDQGGFIYFNVDYAMNYWKSQGAPAEKLIVGFPTYGNTFTLRNPADHGVGAPIAGAGTPGKYTQEAGELAYFEICGFLKGGATEVWNQAQDVPYAYKGNQWVGYDNMKSFQIKVDWLKKSNFGGAMVWTLDMDDYMGTFCNQGKYPLINVLKKGLNLEQASCAPPATRLPPIAGVSTTSGEGSSGGSSGGSSGSSGRDSGTSGMNNGFCAGKANGMYPNPTNKNQFYNCSGGKTYFQNCAPGLVFNSACSCCNWS, encoded by the exons ATGGGCAAAGTACTGTTTGTGACGG cTCTGGCCCTGCTACTTCACGCGCAGCTCG GTTCATCCTACATACTGTCATGCTACTTCACGAACTGGGCACAGTACCGACCACCTCCAACCATTTATATGCCCAATGACATCGACCCATGCCTGTGTACCCATCTGCTCTACGCCTTCGCCACCATTAAGAACAACAAACTGGCCACGTATGAGTGGAATGATGTGGAGCTTTACAGTCAGTTCAATGGCCTGAAGAACCA gaacGGAAACCTGAAGACTCTTCTGTCAGTCGGAGGCTGGAACTATGGCTCCACAGG ATTCTCCCAAATGGTGTCAAGCCCTGCCACTCGTCAGACCTTCATCAGCTCCGTCATTTCATTCCTGAGGCAGTATGAGTTTGATGGGCTCGACATCGACTGGGAGTATCCTGCCAACAGAGGCGGCTCCTATGATGATAAAGAGAACTACTCAGTTTTCCTGGAG GAGATGAGAGCCGCCTTTGAGACTGAGGCCAAGCAGAGCAACAGGGCTCGTCTCCTGATGTCCGCTGCCGTATCGGCCGGAAAGGACACCATCGATTCTGCATATCAGATTCCCAAACTTGGCCA GGCCCTGGATATGATCAATGTTATGACCTATGATTTCCATGGCTCTTGGGACCCCATGACTGGTGATTGCAGCCCCTTGTTCAAAGGCCCTGAGGACCAGGGTGGCTTCATCTATTTCAACGTG GATTATGCCATGAACTACTGGAAGAGTCAGGGAGCCCCTGCTGAGAAGCTGATTGTCGGTTTCCCCACGTATGGCAACACATTCACTCTCAGGAACCCTGCTGACCACGGTGTTGGAGCACCTATTGCCGGTGCTGGAACTCCAGGAAAGTACACACAGGAGGCTGGAGAACTTGCATACTTTGAG ATCTGCGGATTCTTGAAAGGTGGAGCGACTGAGGTCTGGAACCAGGCCCAGGATGTGCCATATGCCTACAAGGGAAACCAGTGGGTGGGCTATGACAACATGAAGAGCTTCCAGATCAAG GTTGACTGGTTGAAGAAGAGTAACTTTGGTGGTGCCATGGTGTGGACCCTTGATATGGACGACTACATGGGCACCTTCTGCAACCAGGGAAAATACCCATTGATTAATGTTCTCAAAAAGGGTCTGAATCTGGAACAAGCAT CCTGTGCCCCTCCTGCCACTCGTCTTCCTCCGATTGCCGGAGTGAGCACAACCTCTGGAGAAGGCTCCAGCGGTGGCTCCAGCGGTGGCTCCAGTGGCTCTTCTGGTCGGGACTCAGGCACCAGCGGCATGAACAACGGGTTCTGTGCCGGAAAAGCCAACGGCATGTACCCTAACCCAACCAACAAGAACCAGTTCTACAACTGCAGCGGTGGGAAAACCTACTTCCAGAACTGTGCTCCAGGCCTGGTCTTCAACAGCGCCTGCTCTTGTTGCAACTGGTCCTAA
- the LOC109642442 gene encoding CMRF35-like molecule 5 isoform X2, whose amino-acid sequence MLHFSSTSHCLLSFPIMKTTGGFVGFLDAAALCLIWLTKQTVVSGQLAAPEVVSAAYGGTVTVACQYHLQYREYTKYWCKGSVYNQCTIVVKTPRNRISYRSSIADDKQAGVFTVTMTSLRDTDEDVYWCVIARFGINLYTRVQLVLSPTVATPTSTTPTPTQTPAPTTAPTPAPAPTPTQAPAPTPIQTLKPTPKHDEISWWAILRWILFTLMFCCLISTHIAVWQIQTAKKNTSAAAISPSKMYCMKNYE is encoded by the exons ATGCTGCATTTTTCTTCTACTTCACATTGTTTGCTTTCATTTCCCATCATGAAGACCACAGGAGGATTTGTTGGCTTCCTTGATG CCGCAGCTCTGTGTCTCATCTGGTTAACAAAGCAGACAGTGGTCTCGGGTCAGCTCGCTGCTCCAGAGGTGGTGAGTGCAGCATACGGAGGAACTGTGACGGTCGCTTGTCAGTATCATCTTCAGTACAGAGAGTATACAAAGTACTGGTGCAAAGGATCGGTGTATAACCAGTGCACCATAGTGGTGAAAACCCCCAGGAACAGAATCAGTTATAGAAGCTCCATCGCTGATGATAAGCAGGCGGGAGTCTTCACTGTAACCATGACTTCACTCAGGGACACGGATGAGGATGTGTACTGGTGTGTCATCGCAAGATTTGGAATAAACCTCTACACTCGAGTCCAGCTTGTCCTCTCCCCCACAG TGGCGACACCCACCAGCACCACGCCGACACCGACACAAACACCGGCACCGACTACGGCACCGACACCGGCACCGGCACCGACACCGACACAGGCACCGGCACCGACACCGATACAGACACTGAAACCGACACCGAAACATGATGAAATAAG TTGGTGGGCGATTCTACGCTGGATCCTCTTTACTTTAATGTTCTGCTGCTTAATATCAACTCATATCGCTGTGTGGCAGATACAAACTGCAAAGAAGAACACGTCTGCAGCAGCAATTTCACCATCAAAAATGTATTGTATGAAGAATTATGAATGA
- the LOC109642442 gene encoding CMRF35-like molecule 5 isoform X1, which yields MLHFSSTSHCLLSFPIMKTTGGFVGFLDAAAALCLIWLTKQTVVSGQLAAPEVVSAAYGGTVTVACQYHLQYREYTKYWCKGSVYNQCTIVVKTPRNRISYRSSIADDKQAGVFTVTMTSLRDTDEDVYWCVIARFGINLYTRVQLVLSPTVATPTSTTPTPTQTPAPTTAPTPAPAPTPTQAPAPTPIQTLKPTPKHDEISWWAILRWILFTLMFCCLISTHIAVWQIQTAKKNTSAAAISPSKMYCMKNYE from the exons ATGCTGCATTTTTCTTCTACTTCACATTGTTTGCTTTCATTTCCCATCATGAAGACCACAGGAGGATTTGTTGGCTTCCTTGATG cagCCGCAGCTCTGTGTCTCATCTGGTTAACAAAGCAGACAGTGGTCTCGGGTCAGCTCGCTGCTCCAGAGGTGGTGAGTGCAGCATACGGAGGAACTGTGACGGTCGCTTGTCAGTATCATCTTCAGTACAGAGAGTATACAAAGTACTGGTGCAAAGGATCGGTGTATAACCAGTGCACCATAGTGGTGAAAACCCCCAGGAACAGAATCAGTTATAGAAGCTCCATCGCTGATGATAAGCAGGCGGGAGTCTTCACTGTAACCATGACTTCACTCAGGGACACGGATGAGGATGTGTACTGGTGTGTCATCGCAAGATTTGGAATAAACCTCTACACTCGAGTCCAGCTTGTCCTCTCCCCCACAG TGGCGACACCCACCAGCACCACGCCGACACCGACACAAACACCGGCACCGACTACGGCACCGACACCGGCACCGGCACCGACACCGACACAGGCACCGGCACCGACACCGATACAGACACTGAAACCGACACCGAAACATGATGAAATAAG TTGGTGGGCGATTCTACGCTGGATCCTCTTTACTTTAATGTTCTGCTGCTTAATATCAACTCATATCGCTGTGTGGCAGATACAAACTGCAAAGAAGAACACGTCTGCAGCAGCAATTTCACCATCAAAAATGTATTGTATGAAGAATTATGAATGA
- the LOC109642445 gene encoding cell division control protein 42 homolog isoform X2, translating to MQTIKCVVVGDGAVGKTCLLISYTTNKFPSEYVPTVFDNYAVTVMIGGEPYTLGLFDTAGQEDYDRLRPLSYPQTDVFLVCFSVVSPSSFENVKEKWVPEITHHCPKTPFLLVGTQIDLRDDPSTVEKLAKNKQKPITPETAEKLARDLKAVKYVECSALTQKGLKNVFDEAILAALEPPEPKKRPKCVLL from the exons ATGCAGACTATCAAGTGTGTGGTGGTTGGTGATGGAGCAGTGGGTAAAACCTGCCTGCTGATTTCATACACCACCAACAAATTCCCCTCGGAGTATGTTCCCACA gTGTTTGACAACTATGCTGTAACTGTGATGATCGGGGGAGAACCATACACCCTCGGTTTATTTGATACAGCAG GTCAGGAGGATTACGACAGATTACGACCACTAAGTTACCCACAGACAGATGTCTTCTTAGTCTGCTTCTCAGTCGTATCCCCTTCCTCGTTTGAGAATGTTAAAGAAAAG TGGGTTCCTGAAATCACTCACCACTGTCCCAAGACCCCGTTCCTGTTGGTAGGCACTCAGATCGACCTGCGCGACGACCCCTCCACAGTGGAGAAGTTAGCCAAGAACAAACAGAAGCCAATCACCCCGGAGACAGCAGAAAAGCTGGCTCGTGACCTTAAGGCAGTCAAATATGTTGAGTGTTCGGCCCTAACGCAG AAAGGGTTAAAGAATGTGTTTGATGAGGCAATACTGGCTGCCCTGGAGCCCCCCGAACCTAAGAAAAGACCTAAATGTGTTCTGCTCTAA
- the LOC109642445 gene encoding cell division control protein 42 homolog isoform X1 → MQTIKCVVVGDGAVGKTCLLISYTTNKFPSEYVPTVFDNYAVTVMIGGEPYTLGLFDTAGQEDYDRLRPLSYPQTDVFLVCFSVVSPSSFENVKEKWVPEITHHCPKTPFLLVGTQIDLRDDPSTVEKLAKNKQKPITPETAEKLARDLKAVKYVECSALTQRGLKNVFDEAILAALEPPETQRKRKCCLF, encoded by the exons ATGCAGACTATCAAGTGTGTGGTGGTTGGTGATGGAGCAGTGGGTAAAACCTGCCTGCTGATTTCATACACCACCAACAAATTCCCCTCGGAGTATGTTCCCACA gTGTTTGACAACTATGCTGTAACTGTGATGATCGGGGGAGAACCATACACCCTCGGTTTATTTGATACAGCAG GTCAGGAGGATTACGACAGATTACGACCACTAAGTTACCCACAGACAGATGTCTTCTTAGTCTGCTTCTCAGTCGTATCCCCTTCCTCGTTTGAGAATGTTAAAGAAAAG TGGGTTCCTGAAATCACTCACCACTGTCCCAAGACCCCGTTCCTGTTGGTAGGCACTCAGATCGACCTGCGCGACGACCCCTCCACAGTGGAGAAGTTAGCCAAGAACAAACAGAAGCCAATCACCCCGGAGACAGCAGAAAAGCTGGCTCGTGACCTTAAGGCAGTCAAATATGTTGAGTGTTCGGCCCTAACGCAG CGGGGACTGAAGAACGTATTTGATGAAGCTATCCTAGCCGCTTTAGAGCCCCCTGAAactcagagaaagagaaaatgctgTTTGTTCTGA
- the LOC109642444 gene encoding F-box only protein 6-like isoform X2: MRRRRTAANMGSGPSCESDSRRMKTETQSGSYGDLFPVPLEILEEILLNLPHNEVVGICRLVCHQWKEVADSESLWRERCRREGYRPSDPSKIPNDWRLFYFLCKKRRNLLENPRGEQKLQGWQILENGGDKWKVEGVMVPHPDVTVQINFVTSYGMCKKAQLIDLEREGYNSSFMDHFQPDIRISDWYAPRWDCGSEYDICVELLNHRKRPIQTFDPQTVLFEQWNDQKWCQMTHVFQNYGPGVRYIRFTHGGRDTQFWAGWYGIRVTNSCVEICPAVDS, translated from the exons atgaggaggaggaggacagcgGCCAACATGGGTTCAGGTCCAAGCTGCGAGTCAGACTCACGTCGGATGAAGACGGAGACACAGTCCGGATCTTATGGAGAC CTGTTCCCTGTTCCTCTGGAGATCCTGGAGGAGATCTTACTGAATCTTCCTCACAACGAGGTGGTCGGAATTTGTCGACTGGTGTGCCACCAGTGGAAAGAAGTGGCTGACAGTGAATCcttgtggagagagagatgtagaAGAGAGGGATATCGCCCCAGCGATCCTTCAAAGATACCCAACGACTGGAGGTTGTTTTACTTCTTGtgcaagaagaggaggaatctCCTCGAGAATCCAAGAGGAGAAC aGAAATTGCAGGGTTGGCAGATTTTGGAGAATGGTGGCGATAAGTGGAAAGTAGAGGGAGTCATGGTGCCACATCCAGATGTCACAGTCCAGATAAACTTTGTGACCTCTTATGG caTGTGCAAGAAGGCCCAGCTGATCGATCTGGAGAGGGAAGGCTACAACTCATCATTTATGGATCACTTCCAGCCAGACATCAGAATATCTGACTG GTACGCACCACGATGGGACTGTGGCAGTGAGTACGACATCTGTGTGGAGTTGCTGAATCACAGGAAGAGGCCTATCCAGACTTTTGATCCGCAGACTGTTCTCTTTGAGCAGTGGAACGATCAGAAGTGGTGTCAG atgacCCATGTCTTCCAGAACTATGGACCAGGTGTGAGATACATCCGTTTCACCCATGGAGGCAGGGACACACAGTTCTGGGCAGGGTGGTATGGAATCCGTGTTACCAACAGCTGTGTGGAGATATGTCCAGCAGTGGACTCGTAG
- the LOC109642444 gene encoding F-box only protein 6-like isoform X1, translating to MRRRRTAANMGSGPSCESDSRRMKTETQSGSYGDQLFPVPLEILEEILLNLPHNEVVGICRLVCHQWKEVADSESLWRERCRREGYRPSDPSKIPNDWRLFYFLCKKRRNLLENPRGEQKLQGWQILENGGDKWKVEGVMVPHPDVTVQINFVTSYGMCKKAQLIDLEREGYNSSFMDHFQPDIRISDWYAPRWDCGSEYDICVELLNHRKRPIQTFDPQTVLFEQWNDQKWCQMTHVFQNYGPGVRYIRFTHGGRDTQFWAGWYGIRVTNSCVEICPAVDS from the exons atgaggaggaggaggacagcgGCCAACATGGGTTCAGGTCCAAGCTGCGAGTCAGACTCACGTCGGATGAAGACGGAGACACAGTCCGGATCTTATGGAGAC CAGCTGTTCCCTGTTCCTCTGGAGATCCTGGAGGAGATCTTACTGAATCTTCCTCACAACGAGGTGGTCGGAATTTGTCGACTGGTGTGCCACCAGTGGAAAGAAGTGGCTGACAGTGAATCcttgtggagagagagatgtagaAGAGAGGGATATCGCCCCAGCGATCCTTCAAAGATACCCAACGACTGGAGGTTGTTTTACTTCTTGtgcaagaagaggaggaatctCCTCGAGAATCCAAGAGGAGAAC aGAAATTGCAGGGTTGGCAGATTTTGGAGAATGGTGGCGATAAGTGGAAAGTAGAGGGAGTCATGGTGCCACATCCAGATGTCACAGTCCAGATAAACTTTGTGACCTCTTATGG caTGTGCAAGAAGGCCCAGCTGATCGATCTGGAGAGGGAAGGCTACAACTCATCATTTATGGATCACTTCCAGCCAGACATCAGAATATCTGACTG GTACGCACCACGATGGGACTGTGGCAGTGAGTACGACATCTGTGTGGAGTTGCTGAATCACAGGAAGAGGCCTATCCAGACTTTTGATCCGCAGACTGTTCTCTTTGAGCAGTGGAACGATCAGAAGTGGTGTCAG atgacCCATGTCTTCCAGAACTATGGACCAGGTGTGAGATACATCCGTTTCACCCATGGAGGCAGGGACACACAGTTCTGGGCAGGGTGGTATGGAATCCGTGTTACCAACAGCTGTGTGGAGATATGTCCAGCAGTGGACTCGTAG
- the dnajc11a gene encoding dnaJ homolog subfamily C member 11a produces the protein MASSLDDDEIGSDDYYSLLNVRREATQDELKAAYRRLCMLYHPDKHRDPELKRQAEQLFNLVHEAYEVLRDPQSRAIYDIYGKRGLDVEGWEVVERKRTPAEIREEYERLQIEREERRLQQRTNPKGTISVGIDATDLFDRYEEDYEDMVVGGVPHLEINKMHISQSIEAPLTTKDTAILSGSLSTHNGNGGGNINLALRRVTSAKGWGEVELGAGDTHGPLLGMKIFRNLTPRCFVTAQCGLQFSSRGVRPGITTVLARHLDKNTMGYLQWRWGIQSSMNTSVVRDTKSSHFTFAMQLGIPHTYMMMSYQYKFQDEDQTKIKGSVKSGFFGTVVEYGVERKISRHSVLGATVSVGVPQGVSLKIKLNRASQTYFFPIHLTDQLLPSAVFYATVGPLVFYLAIQQLVIRPYVRAQKEQDLEKHRESSASNIARKKQEAEAAVLLMQESVRRIIEAEESRMGLIILNAWYGKFVTDNSRRHERAKVIDVTVPLQCLVKDSKLILTEASKSGLPGFYDPCVGEEKSLKVLYQFRGVMHQVLSGDTEPLRIPKQSHRIDADT, from the exons ATGGCGTCTTCCTTGGACGATGATGAGATCGGCAGTGATGATTATTATTCTTTGCTAAACGTCCGGAGAGAG GCAACGCAGGATGAACTGAAGGCAGCATACAGGCGATTATGTATGCTCTATCATCCAGACAAACACCGGGACCCTGAGCTGAAGCGACAGGCAGAGCAGCTGTTCAACCTCGTACATGAAGCTTATGAAG TGCTCCGTGATCCACAGTCACGGGCTATCTATGATATCTATGGCAAGCGGGGACTCGATGTTGAAGGATGGGAG GTGGTGGAAAGGAAAAGAACCCCTGCAGAGATCCGAGAAGAGTATGAGCGTCttcagatagagagagaagagagaaggctTCAGCAAAGGACCAACCCAAAG GGAACGATTAGTGTGGGCATCGATGCCACGGACCTTTTTGACAGATATGAGGAGGACTATGAGGATATGGTTGTTGGGGGAGTCCCCCATTTGGAAATCAACAAGATGCACATATCACAATCCATCGAG GCTCCTCTCACTACAAAAGATACGGCCATTTTGTCTGGCTCCCTGTCAACCCACAATGGAAATGGAGGTGGCAACATTAACTTGGCCTTGAGAAGAGTCACCTCAGCTAAGGGCTGGGGGGAG GTAGAGTTAGGTGCTGGAGACACCCACGGACCTCTCCTAGGGATGAAGATATTCCGAAACTTGACGCCTCGATG CTTTGTCACCGCTCAGTGTGGCCTGCAGTTTTCATCTCGAGGTGTGCGTCCCGGTATTACCACGGTTCTGGCCCGTCACCTAGATAAGAACACTATGGGCTACCTGCAGTGGCGATGGGGGATCCAGTCCTCTATGAACACCAGCGTCGTCAGGGACACCAAGAGCAGCCATTTCACCTTCGCAATGCAG cttgGCATTCCTCACACTTATATGATGATGAGCTACCAGTACAAGTTCCAAGATGAAGATCAGACGAAGATTAAGGGCTCCGTAAA ATCAGGTTTCTTCGGGACTGTGGTAGAGTACGGTGTTGAGAGGAAGATCAGTCGACACAGCGTCCTGGGGGCCACCGTCAGCGTGGGAGTGCCTCAGGGTGTCTCCCTCAAGATCAA ACTAAACAGAGCCAGCCAGACGTACTTCTTCCCGATTCACCTGACTGACCAGCTCCTGCCAAGTGCAGTATTTTACGCCACAGTTGGACCATTGGTTTTCTACCTCGCCATCCAGCAGCTTGTTATTCGGCCTTACGTGCGGGCCCAGAAGGAACA AGACTTGGAGAAGCACCGGGAGAGCTCGGCCTCTAATATCGCCAGGAAAAAacaggaggcagaggcagca GTGTTGCTCATGCAGGAGTCTGTGCGCAGGATCATTGAAGCTGAGGAGTCCAGAATGG GTCTCATCATCCTCAACGCCTGGTACGGCAAGTTTGTTACAGATAACAGTCGAAGACATGAGAGAGCAAAGGTCATTGACGTGACCGTGCCCCTGCAGTGTCTGGTGAAAGACTCAAAACTCATCCTCACTGAGGCCTCAAAG tctgGACTCCCCGGCTTCTACGACCCCTGTGTGGGGGAGGAGAAGAGCCTAAAGGTGCTGTATCAGTTCCGTGGAGTCATGCATCAAGTCCTGTCAGGAGACACGGAGCCACTCAGGATACCAAAGCAAT CTCACAGGATTGACGCCGACACATAG